The Daucus carota subsp. sativus chromosome 7, DH1 v3.0, whole genome shotgun sequence genome window below encodes:
- the LOC108196146 gene encoding protein GFS12 isoform X4, whose amino-acid sequence MRSEVGAEDRRSRHREMKNEMCFSCLQNRIHSDFSDKVMFNYALSTSPLPFATTAVVQLADSGEDVSPQFTLVYIPKSDSACLVKYINVQIGETLDGDRKDKKNHRNLSIMNQDKAAFGIERSELEVKSHESQCFLNGGGKTSFGWLGCDTSTCNFSGRFSCLRTITALAPVSQIGITSYPMFKQLALKFLSGELEDDILCSLSVLIEGKATGRDSVNFLNLVGVPSFDENISPGCVRHPNIVPILGMLTSADHVNLVLPKAPYTLENILHYNPGALKSDWHIRFLIYQLLSAVSHLHSLGITHGSLCPSNVLLNDMCWLWLHVSYAQRFHFNIESKSEESSTFPPLEIGCCTERCHSQELYADLKLSPSIDWQSSFSSWWTGELSNFEYLLVLNKLAGRRWGDHTFHTVMPWVIDFSAKPDENCDVGWRDLRKSKWRLAKGDEQLDFTYLTSEIPHHVSDECLSELAVCSYKARRLPLSVLRMAVRSVYEPNEYPSTMQRLFQWTPDECIPEFYYDPLIFKSLHSGMSDLAVPSWSGTAEEFINLHRGALESERVSGEIHHWIDTTFGYKMSGEPAVAAKNVMLPASTSTTLRSVGRRQLFTQPHPARQCGARRYHKSLNESCLHGLKASEGLGEKLIIKTSCLQDLEEMDSFSEHARHLSPIYTFQPRHHVNNDLSVEELQAESSGMHILKEADAFNMYRTPTIIDSNYLLESVEVDNDCFLGYQELLLWKQNSSSSEFMPKVGKLDIFSIGCILAEIYLGKPLFDPKSLEAYLKTGILPKLMKGLPPHAEVVVEACIQKEQWRRPSAKSLLESPYFPATVSSVYIFLAPLQHLSTIGSRIRYAATFAKQGALKAMGAFAAEMCAPHCLVLIAASLTDSEGEWAFILLKEFLRCLDPLAAGTLIVPAIQKILQAAGYSHLKVSILQDSFVQELWKSIGKQKYLEKLHPMVLSNLYGVLNKSTAAAASVLLVGSSEELGVPITIHQTILPLIQYYGKGLCSDGIDVVIRIGVLFGENFVVNQVLPVLRSIASSCIDASRVNKPEPLQSWGTLALLDCLMTLDGLVVILKEEVVVKELIEEGNCIYVQVLMQSTTGIPVLQAAARSLIAVCHQIGPNLTALQVLPKLKDLFSELAFSQEASASSASSGGRVKDCKKKTDEVPIDSRMDLVLLLYPPLASLLGIEKLRQCCATWLLLEQFLLRCYNWKWEYTGESSGPENINSRIYNSKSSRSEFSPARKLLNTSGWSIPQSQGYKGPNTLKPHTWSHEYHHNPVDHPVRSSNVEKHEPWYWFPSPASTWNGPYVLGRGGGSKDELPWKIKASVIHSVRAHHGAVRCFAVQQDECKLFTAGVGQGFKGTIQKWDLSRINCLSGYQGHEEILCIT is encoded by the exons ATGAGAAGTGAAGTTGGAGCAGAAGACAGGAGATCAAGACACAGAGAGATGAAGAATGAAATGTGTTTCTCGTGTCTTCAAAATCGAATTCACTCAGATTTCTCGGACAAAGTCATGTTTAATTACGCTCTCTCTACTTCTCCCCTACCTTTTGCCACTACTGCTGTTGTTcag TTAGCAGATAGTGGTGAGGACGTTTCACCTCAATTTACATTGGTTTACATTCCGAAAAGTGACAGCGCTTGTCTTGTCAAGTACAT TAACGTGCAAATTGGAGAAACTCTTGATGGTGATCGCAAAGATAAGAAAAACCACAGAAACTTATCAATAATGAATCAAGACAAAGCAGCGTTTGGTATTGAAAGGTCCGAATTAGAAGTTAAATCCCATGAATCTCAATGTTTCTTAAATGGTGGAGGGAAAACATCCTTTGGGTGGTTAGGCTGTGACACTTCCACCTGTAACTTTTCAGGTAGATTTTCTTGTTTAAGAACAATTACTGCCTTGGCTCCAGTTTCTCAGATCGGCATCACTTCTTATCCTATGTTCAAACAGCTTGCTTTGaagttcttatctggggagctAGAAGATGACATTCTGTGTTCCCTTAGTGTCCTAATAGAAGGAAAAGCAACTGGACGAGACAGCGTAAATTTTCTTAATCTAGTTGGGGTACCATCATTCGATGAGAATATCTCTCCCGGTTGTGTGAGGCATCCAAACATAGTTCCCATTCTGGGAATGCTAACATCTGCCGATCATGTTAATCTTGTGCTTCCAAAAGCACCGTATACTTTGGAGAATATTCTCCACTACAATCCCGGTGCCTTGAAATCTGACTGgcatattagatttttaatctACCAGTTACTTTCTGCCGTTAGTCACCTGCATAGTTTAGGGATTACCCACGGTAGCTTGTGTCCATCCAATGTACTGTTAAATGATATGTGCTGGTTATGGTTGCATGTTAGTTATGCCCAGCGGTTCCACTTTAATATAGAGTCTAAAAGCGAAGAAAGCTCCACTTTCCCCCCTTTAGAAATAGGTTGCTGTACTGAGAGATGCCATTCACAGGAACTGTATGCTGATTTGAAGCTATCACCATCTATAGACTGGCAGTCTAGTTTTAGTAGTTGGTGGACAGGAGAATTGAGTAATTTTGAGTATCTCCTCGTCTTAAACAAGTTGGCTGGAAGAAGGTGGGGTGATCACACGTTTCACACTGTTATGCCTTGGGTTATAGATTTTAGTGCAAAACCAGATGAAAATTGTGATGTGGGTTGGCGAGATTTAAGGAAAAGCAAGTGGCGTCTCGCAAAAGGTGATGAGCAGTTGGACTTTACATACCTAACGTCTGAAATTCCTCATCATGTATCTGATGAATGTCTCTCTGAATTGGCCGTCTGCAGTTACAAGGCAAGGAGGTTGCCTTTAAGTGTTTTGCGAATGGCTGTTCGCTCAGTATATGAACCAAATGAATATCCTTCTACAATGCAAAGACTTTTCCAATGGACCCCTGATGAATGCATTCCAGAATTTTACTATGATCCTCTAATATTTAAATCTCTACATTCAGGCATGTCTGATTTGGCAGTACCATCATGGTCAGGTACAGCTGAGGAGTTTATCAATTTGCATAGAGGTGCTTTAGAAAGTGAGAGAGTTTCTGGTGAAATTCATCATTGGATTGATACCACTTTTGGCTACAAAATGTCGGGTGAGCCTGCAGTTGCTGCTAAAAATGTCATGTTGCCTGCATCAACGTCCACAACCCTAAGATCAGTGGGGCGGCGGCAGCTCTTTACTCAGCCGCATCCTGCTCGTCAATGTGGTGCCAGAAGATATCATAAAAGTCTCAATGAGTCATGTTTGCATGGGCTCAAGGCAAGCGAAGGGTTAGGTGAGAAACTTATTATTAAAACTTCATGTTTACAAGATTTAGAAGAAATGGATTCATTTTCTGAACATGCAAGGCATTTGAGTCCTATATATACTTTCCAGCCGAGGCATCATGTTAACAATGATCTTTCAGTAGAAGAACTACAAGCAGAGAGTTCAGGCATGCATATATTGAAGGAAGCTGATGCTTTCAACATGTATAGGACACCGACAATCATTGATTCAAATTATCTTCTTGAAAGTGTTGAAGTGGATAATGACTGTTTTCTGGGATATCAAGAGCTATTGCTATGGAAGCAAAATTCATCTTCTTCAGAATTTATGCCCAAAGTTGGTAAATtagatattttttcaattggATGCATATTAGCAGAAATTTACCTGGGGAAGCCTCTTTTCGATCCAAAGTCATTGGAAGCCTACTTAAAGACTGGTATCTTGCCTAAATTGATGAAGGGGCTTCCCCCTCATGCTGAAGTGGTTGTTGAAGCCTGCATTCAGAAGGAACAGTGGAG GCGGCCTTCTGCCAAGTCTCTTTTGGAATCCCCATACTTCCCAGCAACAGTGAGCTCTGTGTACATATTTCTAGCTCCTCTTCAACATCTATCAACCATTGGATCCCGTATCCGTTATGCTGCGACTTTTGCAAAACAAGGAGCCCTGAAGGCAATGGGAGCGTTTGCAGCCGAAATGTGTGCACCTCATTGCCTAGTACTTATAGCAGCATCCTTAACAGATTCAGAAGGGGAGTGGGCTTTTATActattaaaagaatttttgagGTGTCTGGATCCACTTGCAGCAGGGACACTCATTGTGCCTGCCATCCAGAAGATTCTTCAG GCTGCAGGTTATTCACATTTAAAGGTTTCTATACTGCAAGACTCATTTGTGCAGGAATTATGGAAAAGCATTGGTAAACAGAAATATCTGGAGAAGTTACATCCTATGGTTCTATCGAATTTGTATGGTGTACTTAATAAGAGTACTGCTGCCGCGGCCTCTGTGCTGCTGGTTGGCTCTAGTGAAGAGCTTGGTGTCCCAATTACAATTCATCAG ACAATATTACCTCTGATTCAGTATTATGGGAAGGGTCTCTGCAGTGATGGAATTGACGTTGTGATTAGAATAG GTGTTCTTTTTGGGGAAAATTTTGTTGTCAATCAAGTATTACCTGTACTTCGAAGCATTGCTAGCTCATGTATTGACGCGTCTCGTGTTAATAAGCCTGAACCACTGCAGAGCTGGGGTACATTAGCCCTTTTGGACTGCTTAATGACATTAGATGGCCTTGTGGTAATTTTGAAGGAGGAGGTGGTTGTAAAGGAGTTGATTGAA GAGGGAAATTGTATCTATGTACAGGTGCTCATGCAATCCACCACAGGAATCCCAGTGCTCCAG GCTGCTGCAAGAAGTTTAATTGCAGTTTGTCATCAAATAGGACCTAATTTAACAGCATTGCAAGTCCTGCCCAAACTCAAAGATCTTTTCAGTGAACTTGCATTCTCTCAGGAAGCTTCGGCTAGTTCTGCCTCTTCCGGTGGAAGGGTGAAGGATTGCAAGAAAAAAACTGACGAGGTTCCAATTGACAGTCGTATGGACCTTGT GTTGCTTCTTTATCCTCCTCTTGCATCACTTCTTGGTATAGAGAAACTTCGACAATGTTGTGCCACATGGTTGCTTCTTGAGCAGTTTCTTTTACGGTGTTATAATTGGAAG TGGGAATATACGGGGGAATCGTCTGGTCCAGAGAATATAAACAGTAGAATTTATAATTCGAAGAGTTCAAGATCCGAGTTTAGTCCTGCTCGAAAGCTGCTTAATACATCTGGGTGGTCAATACCACAATCACAAGGATACAAAGGTCCCAATACCTTGAAGCCTCACACATGGTCACATGAATATCATCATAACCCAGTTGATCATCCTGTGAGATCCTCGAATGTTGAAAAGCATGAACCCTGGTATTGGTTTCCTAGTCCAGCATCTACATGGAATGGACCCTATGTTCTTGGTCGTGGTGGGGGTTCAAAAGATGAACTTCCATGGAAGATCAAAGCTTCTGTGATACACTCTGTCCGTGCTCATCATGGAGCTGTAAGATGTTTTGCTGTTCAGCAAGATGAGTGTAAACTTTTTACTGCAGGAGTTGGTCAAGGATTTAAAGGAACTATTCAGAAATGGGACTTATCAAGAATCAATTGCTTATCGGGCTATCAGGGACATGAGGAG ATTCTGTGCATCACATAA
- the LOC108196146 gene encoding protein GFS12 isoform X3, producing MFKQLALKFLSGELEDDILCSLSVLIEGKATGRDSVNFLNLVGVPSFDENISPGCVRHPNIVPILGMLTSADHVNLVLPKAPYTLENILHYNPGALKSDWHIRFLIYQLLSAVSHLHSLGITHGSLCPSNVLLNDMCWLWLHVSYAQRFHFNIESKSEESSTFPPLEIGCCTERCHSQELYADLKLSPSIDWQSSFSSWWTGELSNFEYLLVLNKLAGRRWGDHTFHTVMPWVIDFSAKPDENCDVGWRDLRKSKWRLAKGDEQLDFTYLTSEIPHHVSDECLSELAVCSYKARRLPLSVLRMAVRSVYEPNEYPSTMQRLFQWTPDECIPEFYYDPLIFKSLHSGMSDLAVPSWSGTAEEFINLHRGALESERVSGEIHHWIDTTFGYKMSGEPAVAAKNVMLPASTSTTLRSVGRRQLFTQPHPARQCGARRYHKSLNESCLHGLKASEGLGEKLIIKTSCLQDLEEMDSFSEHARHLSPIYTFQPRHHVNNDLSVEELQAESSGMHILKEADAFNMYRTPTIIDSNYLLESVEVDNDCFLGYQELLLWKQNSSSSEFMPKVGKLDIFSIGCILAEIYLGKPLFDPKSLEAYLKTGILPKLMKGLPPHAEVVVEACIQKEQWRRPSAKSLLESPYFPATVSSVYIFLAPLQHLSTIGSRIRYAATFAKQGALKAMGAFAAEMCAPHCLVLIAASLTDSEGEWAFILLKEFLRCLDPLAAGTLIVPAIQKILQAAGYSHLKVSILQDSFVQELWKSIGKQKYLEKLHPMVLSNLYGVLNKSTAAAASVLLVGSSEELGVPITIHQTILPLIQYYGKGLCSDGIDVVIRIGVLFGENFVVNQVLPVLRSIASSCIDASRVNKPEPLQSWGTLALLDCLMTLDGLVVILKEEVVVKELIEEGNCIYVQVLMQSTTGIPVLQAAARSLIAVCHQIGPNLTALQVLPKLKDLFSELAFSQEASASSASSGGRVKDCKKKTDEVPIDSRMDLVLLLYPPLASLLGIEKLRQCCATWLLLEQFLLRCYNWKWEYTGESSGPENINSRIYNSKSSRSEFSPARKLLNTSGWSIPQSQGYKGPNTLKPHTWSHEYHHNPVDHPVRSSNVEKHEPWYWFPSPASTWNGPYVLGRGGGSKDELPWKIKASVIHSVRAHHGAVRCFAVQQDECKLFTAGVGQGFKGTIQKWDLSRINCLSGYQGHEEVVNEICLLASSERVASCDGTVHIWNSQTGKLISVFTEFSEDSVHHISPLTSGSRANLDQANMLNFNPHLSGIMTTAFDGSLYTSLHFLQNINRLVMGTGNGSLRFLDVVQGQKLHLWRTESPEASFPSLISSICSCGSDKMQGDGIAASPSWVAAGLSSGKCRLLDVRSGHIIASWQAHDGYITKLAAPEDHMLVSSSLDRTLRIWDLRRNWTSESTVFKGHSDSVSGFSVWGQDVISISRNKIGLSSLSRPAYEEGQHYVTPQYLYMADRELRNLSAFSSITILPYSRLFLLGTEDGYLKICC from the exons ATGTTCAAACAGCTTGCTTTGaagttcttatctggggagctAGAAGATGACATTCTGTGTTCCCTTAGTGTCCTAATAGAAGGAAAAGCAACTGGACGAGACAGCGTAAATTTTCTTAATCTAGTTGGGGTACCATCATTCGATGAGAATATCTCTCCCGGTTGTGTGAGGCATCCAAACATAGTTCCCATTCTGGGAATGCTAACATCTGCCGATCATGTTAATCTTGTGCTTCCAAAAGCACCGTATACTTTGGAGAATATTCTCCACTACAATCCCGGTGCCTTGAAATCTGACTGgcatattagatttttaatctACCAGTTACTTTCTGCCGTTAGTCACCTGCATAGTTTAGGGATTACCCACGGTAGCTTGTGTCCATCCAATGTACTGTTAAATGATATGTGCTGGTTATGGTTGCATGTTAGTTATGCCCAGCGGTTCCACTTTAATATAGAGTCTAAAAGCGAAGAAAGCTCCACTTTCCCCCCTTTAGAAATAGGTTGCTGTACTGAGAGATGCCATTCACAGGAACTGTATGCTGATTTGAAGCTATCACCATCTATAGACTGGCAGTCTAGTTTTAGTAGTTGGTGGACAGGAGAATTGAGTAATTTTGAGTATCTCCTCGTCTTAAACAAGTTGGCTGGAAGAAGGTGGGGTGATCACACGTTTCACACTGTTATGCCTTGGGTTATAGATTTTAGTGCAAAACCAGATGAAAATTGTGATGTGGGTTGGCGAGATTTAAGGAAAAGCAAGTGGCGTCTCGCAAAAGGTGATGAGCAGTTGGACTTTACATACCTAACGTCTGAAATTCCTCATCATGTATCTGATGAATGTCTCTCTGAATTGGCCGTCTGCAGTTACAAGGCAAGGAGGTTGCCTTTAAGTGTTTTGCGAATGGCTGTTCGCTCAGTATATGAACCAAATGAATATCCTTCTACAATGCAAAGACTTTTCCAATGGACCCCTGATGAATGCATTCCAGAATTTTACTATGATCCTCTAATATTTAAATCTCTACATTCAGGCATGTCTGATTTGGCAGTACCATCATGGTCAGGTACAGCTGAGGAGTTTATCAATTTGCATAGAGGTGCTTTAGAAAGTGAGAGAGTTTCTGGTGAAATTCATCATTGGATTGATACCACTTTTGGCTACAAAATGTCGGGTGAGCCTGCAGTTGCTGCTAAAAATGTCATGTTGCCTGCATCAACGTCCACAACCCTAAGATCAGTGGGGCGGCGGCAGCTCTTTACTCAGCCGCATCCTGCTCGTCAATGTGGTGCCAGAAGATATCATAAAAGTCTCAATGAGTCATGTTTGCATGGGCTCAAGGCAAGCGAAGGGTTAGGTGAGAAACTTATTATTAAAACTTCATGTTTACAAGATTTAGAAGAAATGGATTCATTTTCTGAACATGCAAGGCATTTGAGTCCTATATATACTTTCCAGCCGAGGCATCATGTTAACAATGATCTTTCAGTAGAAGAACTACAAGCAGAGAGTTCAGGCATGCATATATTGAAGGAAGCTGATGCTTTCAACATGTATAGGACACCGACAATCATTGATTCAAATTATCTTCTTGAAAGTGTTGAAGTGGATAATGACTGTTTTCTGGGATATCAAGAGCTATTGCTATGGAAGCAAAATTCATCTTCTTCAGAATTTATGCCCAAAGTTGGTAAATtagatattttttcaattggATGCATATTAGCAGAAATTTACCTGGGGAAGCCTCTTTTCGATCCAAAGTCATTGGAAGCCTACTTAAAGACTGGTATCTTGCCTAAATTGATGAAGGGGCTTCCCCCTCATGCTGAAGTGGTTGTTGAAGCCTGCATTCAGAAGGAACAGTGGAG GCGGCCTTCTGCCAAGTCTCTTTTGGAATCCCCATACTTCCCAGCAACAGTGAGCTCTGTGTACATATTTCTAGCTCCTCTTCAACATCTATCAACCATTGGATCCCGTATCCGTTATGCTGCGACTTTTGCAAAACAAGGAGCCCTGAAGGCAATGGGAGCGTTTGCAGCCGAAATGTGTGCACCTCATTGCCTAGTACTTATAGCAGCATCCTTAACAGATTCAGAAGGGGAGTGGGCTTTTATActattaaaagaatttttgagGTGTCTGGATCCACTTGCAGCAGGGACACTCATTGTGCCTGCCATCCAGAAGATTCTTCAG GCTGCAGGTTATTCACATTTAAAGGTTTCTATACTGCAAGACTCATTTGTGCAGGAATTATGGAAAAGCATTGGTAAACAGAAATATCTGGAGAAGTTACATCCTATGGTTCTATCGAATTTGTATGGTGTACTTAATAAGAGTACTGCTGCCGCGGCCTCTGTGCTGCTGGTTGGCTCTAGTGAAGAGCTTGGTGTCCCAATTACAATTCATCAG ACAATATTACCTCTGATTCAGTATTATGGGAAGGGTCTCTGCAGTGATGGAATTGACGTTGTGATTAGAATAG GTGTTCTTTTTGGGGAAAATTTTGTTGTCAATCAAGTATTACCTGTACTTCGAAGCATTGCTAGCTCATGTATTGACGCGTCTCGTGTTAATAAGCCTGAACCACTGCAGAGCTGGGGTACATTAGCCCTTTTGGACTGCTTAATGACATTAGATGGCCTTGTGGTAATTTTGAAGGAGGAGGTGGTTGTAAAGGAGTTGATTGAA GAGGGAAATTGTATCTATGTACAGGTGCTCATGCAATCCACCACAGGAATCCCAGTGCTCCAG GCTGCTGCAAGAAGTTTAATTGCAGTTTGTCATCAAATAGGACCTAATTTAACAGCATTGCAAGTCCTGCCCAAACTCAAAGATCTTTTCAGTGAACTTGCATTCTCTCAGGAAGCTTCGGCTAGTTCTGCCTCTTCCGGTGGAAGGGTGAAGGATTGCAAGAAAAAAACTGACGAGGTTCCAATTGACAGTCGTATGGACCTTGT GTTGCTTCTTTATCCTCCTCTTGCATCACTTCTTGGTATAGAGAAACTTCGACAATGTTGTGCCACATGGTTGCTTCTTGAGCAGTTTCTTTTACGGTGTTATAATTGGAAG TGGGAATATACGGGGGAATCGTCTGGTCCAGAGAATATAAACAGTAGAATTTATAATTCGAAGAGTTCAAGATCCGAGTTTAGTCCTGCTCGAAAGCTGCTTAATACATCTGGGTGGTCAATACCACAATCACAAGGATACAAAGGTCCCAATACCTTGAAGCCTCACACATGGTCACATGAATATCATCATAACCCAGTTGATCATCCTGTGAGATCCTCGAATGTTGAAAAGCATGAACCCTGGTATTGGTTTCCTAGTCCAGCATCTACATGGAATGGACCCTATGTTCTTGGTCGTGGTGGGGGTTCAAAAGATGAACTTCCATGGAAGATCAAAGCTTCTGTGATACACTCTGTCCGTGCTCATCATGGAGCTGTAAGATGTTTTGCTGTTCAGCAAGATGAGTGTAAACTTTTTACTGCAGGAGTTGGTCAAGGATTTAAAGGAACTATTCAGAAATGGGACTTATCAAGAATCAATTGCTTATCGGGCTATCAGGGACATGAGGAG GTTGTAAATGAGATATGTCTTCTGGCATCTTCTGAAAGAGTTGCCTCTTGTGATGGAACTGTGCATATTTGGAATAGCCAGACAGGAAAACTAATCTCTGTATTTACTGAATTTTCTGAAGATTCTGTGCATCACATAAGCCCCTTAACTTCTGGATCAAGAGCAAATTTGGACCAAGCCAATATGCTAAATTTCAATCCTCATTTAAGTGGAATAATGACAACTGCATTTGATGGAAGTCTGTATACTAGTTTGCATTTTCTGCAAAACATTAATAGGCTTGTGATGGGTACTGGGAATGGCTCTCTCAG ATTCCTTGATGTGGTCCAAGGTCAAAAACTTCATCTGTGGAGGACTGAATCTCCGGAAGCCAGTTTCCCTTCTTTGATCTCTTCTATATGCTCGTGTGGCTCTGACAAAATGCAAGGTGATGGAATTGCAGCTTCGCCATCATGGGTTGCAGCTGGACTGAGTTCTGGTAAATGCAGGTTGCTTGATGTGAGAAGTGGGCATATTATTGCCTCATGGCAGGCTCATGATGGATATATCACTAAG TTAGCTGCACCAGAGGACCATATGCTAGTGTCCAGCTCACTTGACAGAACACTAAGAATCTGGGATTTAAGAAG gaaTTGGACATCGGAATCTACTGTTTTTAAAGGCCATAGTGATAGTGTATCAGGCTTTTCGGTGTGGGGACAAGATGTGATATCAATATCCAGAAACAAGATTGGGCTTTCTTCTTTGTCTAGACCTGCTTATGAA GAAGGGCAGCATTATGTCACTCCTCAGTATCTTTACATGGCAGATCGCGAATTGAGGAACCTCTCAGCCTTTTCAAGTATAACTATTCTACCATATTCCAGACTGTTTCTTCTTGGTACTGAAGATGGTTATCTGAAGATTTGTTGTTAA